From one Bacillota bacterium genomic stretch:
- a CDS encoding ferritin, with protein sequence MLNKKVSDLLNVQINKEMFSAYLYLDIANYYTFKGLDGFANWFTVQAKEEMDHAIFFMTYLQNNNVEVVLEAIAKPTMSYDSLKKPLEEAFKHEEYITASINSIYEEAVNQKEYRTVQFLQWFVKEQIEEEKNSQDLIQKYDLLENVIYMLDKELALRVYMVPSLVL encoded by the coding sequence ATGTTAAATAAAAAAGTATCTGATTTATTAAATGTTCAAATCAATAAAGAAATGTTTTCAGCGTATCTATACTTAGATATTGCAAATTACTACACATTTAAGGGCTTAGATGGGTTTGCGAACTGGTTTACAGTACAAGCAAAAGAAGAAATGGATCATGCGATTTTCTTCATGACTTATCTCCAAAACAATAATGTTGAAGTTGTTTTAGAAGCAATTGCGAAACCCACAATGAGTTATGACTCTTTAAAAAAACCTTTAGAAGAAGCTTTTAAACACGAAGAGTATATTACCGCATCAATCAACTCCATTTATGAGGAAGCTGTCAATCAAAAAGAATATCGCACTGTACAATTTCTACAATGGTTTGTCAAAGAACAAATAGAAGAAGAAAAAAATTCACAAGATTTAATTCAAAAATATGATTTATTAGAAAATGTCATCTATATGTTAGATAAGGAACTAGCCTTAAGAGTATACATGGTACCAAGTTTAGTGTTATAA
- a CDS encoding peroxiredoxin, which yields MNYLDIKLPGSDLKTHTLRDFSGSKVVLYFYPKDQTPGCTVEAREFTKLKEEFNAKGYIIIGVNRDSVKSHLAFIQNNHLNLLLLSDESEELVRAFSVLVEKSMFGKKYLGIERSTFVLGESGQIQHEYRKVSPKEHPVRILEEL from the coding sequence ATGAACTATTTAGATATAAAATTACCAGGAAGTGATTTAAAAACTCACACACTCAGAGATTTTTCAGGAAGTAAGGTCGTTCTTTATTTTTATCCAAAAGATCAAACACCCGGTTGTACCGTTGAAGCTAGAGAATTTACAAAACTAAAAGAAGAATTTAACGCAAAAGGGTATATTATCATTGGAGTTAATCGTGATTCGGTAAAATCCCATCTAGCATTTATTCAAAATAATCATTTAAATTTGTTGCTTTTAAGCGATGAATCGGAAGAATTGGTTCGTGCTTTTTCTGTATTAGTCGAAAAATCAATGTTCGGGAAAAAATACTTAGGAATTGAAAGAAGCACATTTGTGTTAGGTGAATCTGGTCAAATTCAGCATGAATACCGTAAAGTAAGTCCAAAAGAACATCCAGTAAGGATTTTAGAAGAATTATAA